The proteins below come from a single Aspergillus oryzae RIB40 DNA, chromosome 5 genomic window:
- a CDS encoding uncharacterized protein (H+/oligopeptide symporter), protein MARIVEAGSGPADINDESLSPRDATDEEIESLRHVVDKLPRKVWVSLIVSGAERFTYYTITTPWQNYIQNAPGDGAVPGSLGLGQSRATMIFNAFYLFYYLVPIPVALVSDAWLGRYAVLCISLSLYFCGTLVQFITSLPSLFHYESGLAGLVLSMILIGIGVGGTKAAITPFIGDQYPVKPAQVKTLATGERVIIDRTLTLQYVYNVYYWITNIAALSILASTYLEKERGFWAANVLALCSSWIGVALLAIFGKELERYPAQGGVLLKAGKVLAYAIHDKFKIDAARPRYQLEKHNRAVPWTDRFVTEIKSGLRACQVMAWFVLFHLGINQMTNNLVSQAGEMQLDSFPNDGIQVLNPIACVLLGPVIQKILYPTLTRYQIPFGPLMRMTMAFFTMAATFAYAAGVQKMIYNSGPCYEAPLVCPAAQRVGQPALPNRIKVWVQTPIYVILAVSEIFGFVTLSEYSYSKAPKDMRTVVQSMRQLSAGIGSAIGIALGPVSRDPKVLWMDVGLAVSLALSGVLFWAVMGHLEKDKEDLDTMYLSEDQDRAAHTGVEAGSGSKN, encoded by the exons ATGGCGAGGAttgttgaagctggaagcGGCCCCGCGGACATTAATGACGAATCTCTCTCGCCTCGAGATGCTACAGATGAAGAGATTGAGTCTCTGAGGCATGTCGTTGACAAACTACCCAGAAAAGTCTGGGTCTCCTTGATCGTAAGTGGAGCAGAGCGCTTCACATACTACACAATCACAACTCCGTGGC AGAACTACATACAGAATGCTCCGGGTGATGGTGCCGTGCCAGGTTCTCTTGGGCTTGGGCAGTCTCGGGCgaccatgatcttcaatgcCTTCTACTTATTCTATTATTTGGTGCCTATCCCCGTCGCCCTTGTATCGGACGCATGGCTAGGGCGATACGCGGTTCTCTGTATCAGCCTGAG CTTGTATTTCTGTGGCACGCTCGTACAGTTTATAACGTCTCTACCTTCACTTTTCCACTATGAATCAGGCCTAGCAGGCCTTGTCCTCTCTATGATACTAATAGGTATCGGTGTTGGAGGAACGAAAGCAGCAATCACGCCCTTCATCG GAGATCAATACCCGGTCAAGCCTGCACAAGTGAAGACCCTAGCGACCGGAGAACGCGTGATCATAGATCGAACCTTGACGTTACAATATGTGTACAACGTCTACTACTG GATCACCAATATCGCCGCACTTTCCATCCTGGCATCGACGTATCTCGAAAAGGAACGTGGCTTCTGGGCGGCCAATGTCCTTGCATTGTGCTCATCCTGGATCGGGGTTGCCTTGCTTGCTATATTTGGCAAGGAACTCG AACGGTATCCAGCTCAAGGCGGTGTTTTGTTAAAAGCTGGAAAGGTTCTGGCCTATGCTATCCACGATAAGTTCAAGATCGACGCCGCACGACCACGCTACCAATTAGAAAAGCACAATCGGGCAGTCCCATGGACGGATCGTTTCGTCACCGAGATTAAAAGTGGCCTTCGTGCATGTCAAGTTAT GGCCTGGTTCGTGTTATTCCATCTGGGCATCAATCAGATGACCAACAACCTCGTTTCGCAAGCAGGCGAAATGCAACTCGACAGCTTTCCCAATGACGGGATTCAGGTTCTAAACCCAATCGCCTGCGTTTTACTCGGTCCAGTCATCCAGAAAATACTCTACCCAACCCTTACGAGATACCAGATCCCCTTTGGTCCCCTCATGCGCATGACCATGGCCTTCTTTACAATGGCAGCGACGTTCGCCTACGCTGCTGGAGTGCAGAAGATGATCTACAATTCTGGTCCCTGCTACGAGGCTCCATTGGTTTGTCCGGCGGCGCAAAGAGTCGGACAGCCCGCCTTGCCCAATAGAATCAAGGTCTGGGTGCAGACGCCTATATATGTGATCTTAGCCGTGTCTGAAATATTCGGCTTCGTCACTCTCAGTGAGTATAGCTACAGTAAGGCACCCAAGGATATGCGCACTGTAGTCCAGTCAATGAGGCAGCTGAGTGCTGGCATTGGAAGCGCTATCGGTATAGCTCTCGGTCCGGTTTCTCGTGATCCAAAGGTATTGTGGATGGACGTCGGACTGGCAGTAAGTTTGGCGCTTTCGGGGGTATTGTTTTGGGCGGTTATGGGTCACCTTGAAAAGGATAAGGAAGATTTGGACACGATGTATCTGAGCGAGGACCAGGATAGGGCGGCACACACTGGGGTTGAGGCCGGTTCAGGAAGTAAAAACTGA